In Alkalihalobacillus sp. AL-G, the genomic stretch CAAAAACTTAAAGACACACTTTTTCGACAAAAAACAAACTGTCAAAGCAGTCGATGGAGTGAATTTTGAAATTAAAACAGGTGAGACTGTCGCCCTAGTTGGAGAGTCCGGATGTGGGAAAAGCATGACATCACTTTCTATCATGCGATTGGTTCCTGGTCCAAATGGAAAAATCGTTGAAGGTGAGGTATTGATGGGTGATAAAAATTTACTCGAACTTACTGAAAACGACATGTGTAAAATCAGAGGAAATGAGATCTCAATGATTTTCCAGGAGCCGATGACGTCACTTAATCCTGTACTGACAATTGGTGAACAGATCATTGAAGTCATTACATACCACAAACGGTTACCTCGTAAGGAAGCAGTAAAACAGGCCATTGAATTACTTAAAATGGTCGGTATACCCCGAGCTGAAGATATTATAACAGATTATCCACACCGTCTTTCAGGTGGGATGCGACAACGTGTAATGATTGCCATGGCAATGAGTTGTGACCCGAAACTGTTGATCGCTGATGAACCAACCACAGCATTAGATGTAACCATTCAAGCGCAAATTTTAGATCTTATGAAAGATTTGTCCAAAAAAGTAAATACTGCGATTTTGTTAATTACACATGACCTTGGTGTCGTATCAGAATTGGCTGAACGGATTATTGTCATGTATGCAGGCCAGATTGTCGAACAAGCATCTGTTGATGATATTTTTGAGAAGCCTCTTCATCCATATACACAGGGGTTGATCGAATCAGTACCCGATATAAATGGTGAAATTGGACGGTTGAATCCAATCAAAGGCAATGTACCCACACCTGAACAAATGCCGAATGGGTGTCGTTTTGCACCTAGGTGTTCCCACGCATTCGGGCGTTGTCATGAAGAAGAACCACAGTTGGTGAGCAAAAAAAACAATACGAGAGCAGTCCGTTGCTTTTTGTACGATGAGGAAACGGAGGTCGGAAATGACACCCAAAACAAACACACTCACAGTTGATTCCAAACAAGAGAAAAACAATGGAGCGATACTTGAAGTATCGAACTTAAAGATGTATTTTCCGATTAAAGCTGGAGTTATGCAACGAACAGTTGGAAGTGTAAAAGCGGTTGATGGAATATCCTTTCGAATGCAGCCGGGTGAAACGTTGGGGATTGTTGGAGAGTCCGGATGTGGTAAATCGACCTTAGGCAGGGCGATCATCCGTCTCTATCAACCTACGAGAGGTAACGTCATTTTTAAAGGACGGGATATCACCAAGCTTTCAGAAAGTGAGCTAAGGAAGACTGTAAGGAAGCAAATTCAAATGATCTTTCAGGATCCTTTCGCCTCCTTAAATCCAAGGAAAACATTGGAGAATAGTATTATCGAACCTTTGAAAACACATGGCTACCCTGCACAAGAACAAAAAGAGAGGGTTGCAGAACTTCTTGATACAGTCGGGCTGAACGCTACATTTGCAAACCGATATCCCCATGAATTCTCAGGAGGTCAGCGTCAAAGAATCGGTATTGCAAGGGCACTCGCTTTGAATCCAGATTTAGTTATTGCTGATGAACCAGTGTCTGCATTGGATGTATCGATTCAAGCACAAATCATCAACCTGATGGAAGATTTGCAAAGTAAATACAACCTGACTTATCTATTTATCTCTCATGATTTAGGTGTTGTCCGCCATATTTCAGACAGGGTCGGCGTGATGTATCTCGGCAATATGATGGAGCTCGCTGAAAAGAACGACCTTTATAAAGAACCACTTCATCCATATACACAAGCATTATTGTCCGCCGTACCAATTCCGAAGAAAAAGGGCCAGGTGAAACGGGAGAGGATCATATTGTCTGGAGATTTACCAAGTCCCGCGAATCCGCCTAACGGTTGTGTATTCCATACACGCTGTCCTGCAGCAATGGATGTTTGCAGACAGGAAATACCAAAGCTCCAAGAAATTCATCCAAAGCATTATGTAGCATGTCATCTTTATGAGTGACGTAAGTGACCGTGGAACTTAGACTCAGCATTTTAAATGCTTTGTTATACAAAACTTTCTTATTCCATGGAAAGGGGTGAATCTTAGTTCGTTGAACCTTTGTCAACCTTTTTTAAAAATCCAAACTATTAGGGGGTAGAGCATTTGAAAGGTAAAAAGAAATTTCATTTGTTGTTCGTATTGACGTTAGTGTTATCCATGTTTTTAGCGGCATGTAACGCAAATCCTGAAACAAAAGAGCCTTCGAATGAAGGCACAGAAGGCAGTGAAGAGGAAAAGCCAGAAGGTCCACAAGAAGGTGGCGACCTTATCGTTGGCTCCATCGGGGCTCCGACACTTTTCAACGATTTGTATTCAACGGATATTTCAAGTTCTGATATTTCCGAATGGTTATACGATGGGTTAGTCCGGTTCAATGAAAAATTGGAGCCTGAACCTGCTATTGCAAAAGAATGGAAGATTTCAGAAGACGGGACTATTTGGACGTTCTATCTGAATGAGGGTATTACATTCCATGATGGTGAACCTTTGACAGCGGATGATGTCGTATTTACGTACAGCATCCCGTTACACGAAGATTATGTTGGTGCTCGTGCTTCAAACTTTGAAAAGATCGAAAAGATTGAAGCGGTCGATGACCACACAGTTAAAATTACACTTAAAGAGCCATTTGCTCCATTCTTTGTAACAGCAGCTTATGGAATACTGCCTGAACATATTTTAAAGGATGTGCCAATTGCCGAATTAGGAGAACACGAGTTTAATACCAAAAGTCCTATCGGATCTGGTCCGTTCAAGTTTGAAGAATGGAAGGAAGGTCAATACGTAAAGGTTACAGCGAATGAGAATTACTACAAAGGTCGACCGTACTTAGATTCTATTACGTACAAGATTGTTCCTGATGCAAACGCGCTGATGGCACAGCTTGCTGCAGGAGACGTTCATGAAGCTGCTGTCCAATCACCAGACCTAGCAACAGCTAAAGATCTCGAAGAAAAAGGCAAGATCCAGCTCTCTACTAATCTATCTCTTGGGTATACTTACATTGGTTGGAACCAGAAGAATGAATTGTTCCAGGATGTGAAGGTACGACAGGCATTGACAATGGCCATCGATCGTGAGGCGATTATCGGAGCTGTATTGAATGGAGATGGTGAAATCGCTCATGCACCATCCAGTCCACTAAGCTGGGCTTACAACCCGGATGTAGCGAAATTCAACTTTGATGTAGAAAAAGCGAAGGCACTTCTTGAAGAAGCCGGATGGACACCTGGAGACGACGGCATCTTACAAAAAGATGGAAAGAGATTCTCATTTGAGCTGAAAACGAACCAAGGAAACAAAGCTCGTGAACAAATTGCAACAATCGTTCAGCAGCAATTGAAACAAATTGGCATCGAAGTACAGCCGAAAATCATGGAATGGAGTGCGTTCATTGAAGATGTAACTGCTCCGAACTGGAATTATGATGCGTGTATCCTCGGTTGGAGCCTGTCTGCAGATCCAGACCCAACTGATTTATGGCATTCGAAGGAACGTGAACAAGGGCTGAACTTTGTACACTTCTCTGATCCAGAGCTTGATAAGCTGATGGAACAGAATACGAAAGAACTTGATCAGGAAAAACGTAAGGAGATCATTGCTGAAATACAATCAGGAATTGCAGAACAACAACCGTATACGTTCCTTTACTACCCGAACGATCACTATGCATTAGATGCAAAGCTGCGTGGTCACGTTCACCATCCATCCAGTGAATTTTACATGATCGAAAAATGGTGGTTGGAACAATAATACTTTGGAGTTCTCGGGGTGGGACTGACATGTGTTTGCTGTCAGTTCCATTCCTCTTTATAAAAATATTCATGAACTAATAATTTTATTAAATCATTAAAGAAAGAAATTCAGGAAAAAGGGGGAATTTCTGCTTGCTCTCATATATAATTCGTCGAGTATTAATGGCTATTCCACTACTGATTGGAATTTCAATCCTGTCGTTTGGAATCATCCATCTGGCACCTGGAGACCCGACTGCCCTTTTGATGGATCCGAATATCAAACCTGAAGACCGAGTCGCTTTTATGGAGAAATATGGGCTCAATGATCCGATGCATGTCCAGTACATGAAATGGGTTGGAAACATGCTACAAGGAGATTTCGGGCAATCATTGATTCGAACTGGTACAGATGTATCATATTTAATTATTGCGAGGTTGCCAAACACATTGTTTCTCATGCTCGTTTCTACGATACTTGCTATTGTGATCTCCATTCCATTTGGCATCATTTCTGCAAGGAAGCCATACACCCTTACAGATTATTCTGTAACAACTGTTTCTTTTATCGGCCTTGCTACACCGAATTTTTGGTTTGGACTCGTATTGATCATGTTCTTATCCGTTCAGGCAGATTGGTTTCCGACCGGCGGAATTGCAACTCTGAATGAACCGTTCAGTCTATGGGATCGTATCCATCACCTGATTTTGCCGGCTTTCGTACTTGCTACAGCAGACATGGCTGGTCTGACTCGTTACACACGGACGAGTATGATAGACGTATTAAATCAAGATTATATACGTACTGCACGGGCAAAAGGATTTAAAGAACGTAAAGTCGTGTATAAGCACGGGTTAAGAAATGGCTTGATACCAGTCATTACCATTTTCGGGGTCATGTTACCGTCATTTTTTGGAGGAGCTGTTGTTGTTGAGAAAATATTCAACTGGCCTGGTATTGGATTATTATTCATTGATGCAGCTTTCCAGAGAGATTATCCAGTAATTATGGCGGTTACTATTATAGCAGCAGTGATAACCGTTATTGGAAGCTTGATCGCTGATATCCTATACGCTGTATTTGATCCAAGAATCGAGTATTAAGGGGGAGAAGAGATGTCACAGCCTGAAAATCAATTGCGCCCAAATGTACCGGTTCCTCCAGAGCCATTAGCACCTTTTCCTCAAGAGAAACCTGATACATTAACAAAAATTGCGATTGATAAATTTGTAAAAAACAAGCTGGCAGTCATCGGCTTGATTGTATTGACGTTAATTATCGCTTCAGCAATTTGTGCTCCTTTACTAACCCACTACAATCCTGCAGACATGCAACTGTTAAAAAAACTACAGCCTCCCAATAGTGAACATTGGTTAGGTGTCGATACACTCGGTCGGGATATGTATACACGCTTATTATATGGTGCGAGGGTATCGTTGCTTGTCGGATTTGCTTCTGTTACAGCATCGATCTTTATTGGGACGATCATCGGGGCTTTCGCTGGTTACTATGGTGGGAAAATTGATGCATTTTTAATGCGCGTAGTCGATGTGTTTCTGTCTTTTCCAAGCTTATTCTTATTGATTACACTTGTAACGATTTTCGAGCCAAGCATTGATAAGTTAATTCTTGCGTTTGCCTTGTTCGGTTGGACAACAACTGCACGATTAGTGAGGGGAGAATTCTTGTCATTGAGATCACGTGAATTTGTTCTTGCAGCTAAAACGATGGGGGTGAAAAGCTACAAAATCATTTTCTCGCATATTTTACCAAATGCAATGGGACCTATAATCGTTACAGCAACCCTGAATGTCGGAATCGTCATCCTTGCTGAATCTGCCCTAAGCTATCTCGGTTTAGGTATCCAGCCTCCCACACCAAGCTGGGGGAATATGCTTCAGGATGCTCAAAGTCTGACGATTATGAATACTGCACCATGGTACCCAATTTTTCCGGGAGTGATGATCCTGATCACCG encodes the following:
- a CDS encoding ABC transporter permease — encoded protein: MLSYIIRRVLMAIPLLIGISILSFGIIHLAPGDPTALLMDPNIKPEDRVAFMEKYGLNDPMHVQYMKWVGNMLQGDFGQSLIRTGTDVSYLIIARLPNTLFLMLVSTILAIVISIPFGIISARKPYTLTDYSVTTVSFIGLATPNFWFGLVLIMFLSVQADWFPTGGIATLNEPFSLWDRIHHLILPAFVLATADMAGLTRYTRTSMIDVLNQDYIRTARAKGFKERKVVYKHGLRNGLIPVITIFGVMLPSFFGGAVVVEKIFNWPGIGLLFIDAAFQRDYPVIMAVTIIAAVITVIGSLIADILYAVFDPRIEY
- a CDS encoding ABC transporter ATP-binding protein, with product MKDLLQVKNLKTHFFDKKQTVKAVDGVNFEIKTGETVALVGESGCGKSMTSLSIMRLVPGPNGKIVEGEVLMGDKNLLELTENDMCKIRGNEISMIFQEPMTSLNPVLTIGEQIIEVITYHKRLPRKEAVKQAIELLKMVGIPRAEDIITDYPHRLSGGMRQRVMIAMAMSCDPKLLIADEPTTALDVTIQAQILDLMKDLSKKVNTAILLITHDLGVVSELAERIIVMYAGQIVEQASVDDIFEKPLHPYTQGLIESVPDINGEIGRLNPIKGNVPTPEQMPNGCRFAPRCSHAFGRCHEEEPQLVSKKNNTRAVRCFLYDEETEVGNDTQNKHTHS
- a CDS encoding ABC transporter ATP-binding protein, which translates into the protein MTPKTNTLTVDSKQEKNNGAILEVSNLKMYFPIKAGVMQRTVGSVKAVDGISFRMQPGETLGIVGESGCGKSTLGRAIIRLYQPTRGNVIFKGRDITKLSESELRKTVRKQIQMIFQDPFASLNPRKTLENSIIEPLKTHGYPAQEQKERVAELLDTVGLNATFANRYPHEFSGGQRQRIGIARALALNPDLVIADEPVSALDVSIQAQIINLMEDLQSKYNLTYLFISHDLGVVRHISDRVGVMYLGNMMELAEKNDLYKEPLHPYTQALLSAVPIPKKKGQVKRERIILSGDLPSPANPPNGCVFHTRCPAAMDVCRQEIPKLQEIHPKHYVACHLYE
- the opp4C gene encoding oligopeptide ABC transporter permease gives rise to the protein MSQPENQLRPNVPVPPEPLAPFPQEKPDTLTKIAIDKFVKNKLAVIGLIVLTLIIASAICAPLLTHYNPADMQLLKKLQPPNSEHWLGVDTLGRDMYTRLLYGARVSLLVGFASVTASIFIGTIIGAFAGYYGGKIDAFLMRVVDVFLSFPSLFLLITLVTIFEPSIDKLILAFALFGWTTTARLVRGEFLSLRSREFVLAAKTMGVKSYKIIFSHILPNAMGPIIVTATLNVGIVILAESALSYLGLGIQPPTPSWGNMLQDAQSLTIMNTAPWYPIFPGVMILITVLAFNFVGDGLRDAFDPKMKS
- a CDS encoding peptide-binding protein yields the protein MFLAACNANPETKEPSNEGTEGSEEEKPEGPQEGGDLIVGSIGAPTLFNDLYSTDISSSDISEWLYDGLVRFNEKLEPEPAIAKEWKISEDGTIWTFYLNEGITFHDGEPLTADDVVFTYSIPLHEDYVGARASNFEKIEKIEAVDDHTVKITLKEPFAPFFVTAAYGILPEHILKDVPIAELGEHEFNTKSPIGSGPFKFEEWKEGQYVKVTANENYYKGRPYLDSITYKIVPDANALMAQLAAGDVHEAAVQSPDLATAKDLEEKGKIQLSTNLSLGYTYIGWNQKNELFQDVKVRQALTMAIDREAIIGAVLNGDGEIAHAPSSPLSWAYNPDVAKFNFDVEKAKALLEEAGWTPGDDGILQKDGKRFSFELKTNQGNKAREQIATIVQQQLKQIGIEVQPKIMEWSAFIEDVTAPNWNYDACILGWSLSADPDPTDLWHSKEREQGLNFVHFSDPELDKLMEQNTKELDQEKRKEIIAEIQSGIAEQQPYTFLYYPNDHYALDAKLRGHVHHPSSEFYMIEKWWLEQ